The Nocardia vinacea genome contains the following window.
GAGCCGGTCTTGTTGCGGCGGGGTACCCGGAATCCGTTGCCGCGCAGGAACAATTGCCATTCATCCGGAGTGAAATCGCGTAATGGCTTGTCCGGATCGAAGAGACCGGACTCCGCGTAGATCTGCCACTGAAATGTCCCCACCGCAAACGGCGGAAAGTTTATGGCACCCTCGTTGAGCGATTTGGCGGCGTCGAGCAACTTGTCCAGATCCGGCCGCACCACCTGGCCGAGCCCACCACACTCGGGACACATGCCCACCGGGTCGTTGAACGAATAACGGGTCGCCTCACCGGCACTCGGCTCGCTGTACCGCGAGAACAGCACACGAACGATGGACTGGATATCGCTCATGGTGCCGACAGTCGAGCGGGAATTACCGCCGATCGGCTTCTGATCGACCACCACAGCGGGTGCGAGGTTGTCGATCACATCGGCCTCGGGCCGCTCGTACTTGGGCAGTCGGTTGCGGATGAACCAGGTGAAGGTCTCATTGAGCTGACGCTGCGATTCGACGGCGACGGTGCCGAAGACCACCGACGATTTGCCCGATCCGGATACGCCGGTGAAGACGACGATCTTGCCTTTGGGGATGGCCAGGGAGATATTGCGCAGGTTGTTGGCGCGGGCCCCGATGATCTGGATGGTGTCTCGGTCTGCGTTCACAATCGCCACGGTAGGTGCCAATGAGGTCAGGATCGGTCCTCATTGCGGCGGATACTGGAAGCTGTGACCGACACCGCCGCCCGACTACTGCAGCTGCTCTCCCTGCTGCAGACCCGCCGCGAATGGACCGGGCCCGAGCTGGCCGAACGCCTCGGTGTGACGGTCCGGACGGTGCGCCGCGATATCGAGCGGCTGCGGGAATTGGAATATCCGGTGCATGCCGGCCTCGGTTCGGGCGGCGGTTATCGGCTGGGGGCCGGGACCGCACTGCCGCCGCTGTTGCTCGACGACGAAGAGGCCGTCGCGATCACGCTCGGATTGCGCAATGCCGCGCTGGGCGCGGTCGAGGGCATCGACGAGTCATCGGCGCGGGCACTGGTCAAGCTGCAACAGGTGCTGCCCGCCCGACTCCGCCGCCGAGTAGAGGCGGTCCGGTCGGCAACGGTATCGCTGGGCGGCCCCGCAGCCGGACCGATGGTCGACCCGGAAACCCTGGTCGTCCTGGCCGCTACCTGCCGCGACCGCGAACGCATCCGCTTCCACTACCGCGATAAAGGCGATGCCGAAACCCGCCGCCTGACCGAACCCCACAGCCTCGTCTCCGCGGGCCGCCGCTGGTACCTGGTCGCTTGGGATATCGACCGCACCGACTGGCGCACCTTCCGCGTAGACCGCATCGAAGCCCCGCAACCGATCGGAATACGCAGTACCCCAAGGCAATTACCCGCCGAAGACGCGGCTGCCTTTGTCACCCAATCCCTCGCCCACTCCCGCCCGCTGCGCAGAGTGGTCTTCCTCGTCCACGCCCCGGCCCCGCAACTGATCGAAACCTTCCGCGTCCGCCCTGAGGAAATCGAGCCCATCGACGACAAATCCTGTCTCCTCCGCACCACCGCCGACTCACTGGAATGGACCGCCGTGCGAATCGCCCATCTGGGCCTGGAATTCGAGGTCAGAGAACCACCGGAGATGGCGGAAATGCTGACCGACCTCGGACGCAAACTCCTCCGTGCGGCGGGCCGGGCAACAGGTGTGTAGCACCGTGAATCATGGTGGTGGATTGAGCGTCTCGTCCTTGCGTAGGAGTTTTGTCACTTCCTCGCCGATCGTCGATGTCAGTCGGTCGGGGCAGGCGATGCCGAGTTTGCGAGCGAGTTCGGCACCGTGCAGATCGACGGCCGCCTCCGCGAGGTCGGTCAGTGTCGCGGTGGCCGCACGTGCCTGAACCCAGGCCGTGGTTGCGGTAGCGGCCGCGATCAGCACAGCGGGCCACCACCACGCGGCGACCACGAGATACAGTGCGGCCCAGCCGAATAAGCGCGCGGCACCGGTGTAACTCGCATGCGCGGCGCTCAGTTCGGCCCTCGCGTCCTCGGGCATGGTGAACCACAGTCGCGGCCAAGCCGCCGACATGTCGAGCCGATAGCGGGCGAACACTCGGATATCCAAGCCGCGCAACCGATCCCCGATCCAGGTCGGCCGGTCCGCCGGAACCGGACTGATTCTTCGGCAGGCGGCAACGGTCGCGGGCAGGTCCGGTGCGTGCGCTGTCGCCGCGCCGCCCGACAACGCCGCCCGAGTCGCTTCCTCGACCTTCTCGTGCGCCGTCTGCCAGCGCTCGCGGCGGAAGTTCGTCAGATAGCGAGCGGGCCGTCGGCGACCAGGAATTGTCCAGAGCCGTTCCACGATTCGCCCGAGCCAGCTCGCCGCCAAACCGGCCGCCGCGGCGAAGCCCAGTATGCCCGCCGCCACCACAACGACCCGGGTGAGCTGACTTCCCGTGGCGGACTTGACGAATTCGTCGACCCAGCCGTCCAGCCGACGTGGGTCGAGTGCATGGCAGTGACCGAGCCGAACCGCGACCAAGACCGTCGCGACCCACAGCAGACCGGGAACTACGAGCAGCGTGACCCAGCGTTCGGCGAGCTTCTTGCCCAACTCGCCGAGAAATGCGTTCACGAGCGCACTTCGGCGTCGGCCAACGGCAGTCCGGTCATCGTGCACGTCGAGGCACTCGGTGCGCTGCCCACCAGCAGCACCCGCGCGCAGCGCTGCGGGGCCGGACACACCTGCGCCGATATCGATGGATGCCCGGTGCCACCGGGCATACCGGCATAGTTCCGCGAGCCCGTTGTCACGTGGTCGATGCCGTGCTGGGCAAAGAGTTGGTCCAGCGCGTCCAGTTCGGATTCCAGTGCGGTATGGGTGGTTCCGGTACGGACGGTCTGCACGATCCGGTCCAACAGTGCGGAGGCGCCGATGTTGGCGGCGGTCGAGACGAAGCTCGCATCGGCCAGCAGCACACACACCCGGTCGATCCGTTGGGCCACCCTCATTCCGGCCTCCGCTCAATGTCTGGCGCGGGCAAGGCGACTCGCCGTTCGCTGATTGTGCGATGGTAGCCCGATCGCGACAATGGTGGCAGCTGTCGGCGATCTCACGGGGGTGTGCGGATGTCTGACGATCTCGATGAAGCCGTGGTGCGGCTGAATATCTCCCGCGCGATTTACGGCCGGTTCGTCGACACCGGCGCTCTGTTCATGCTGCAGTCGTCGGTCCATGCGGGTGAGGCGGCCGTAGCAGCGGCCGCGCCGGACCATCCGGCGATCGCCGCGATACTGTCCAACCACGCCAAGCAATTGCTGCAATTGCATGCCCACACCGATGATTTCGATGTTCTGGACGCGGCCATCGGCCGACTGCGCGAGGCACTGGCGATTACCGAGTCCGATGATCCGGACCGATCCCAGCTCCGGGTGGGGCTGGCTTCTGCGCTGCGTTGGTGGTTCGACGAGATGCGAGATCCGGCCGCGCTGCGGGAAGCGGTGGATCTGTTCCGCGAGCAGGTCGCCGAAGGTCCCGCTGACAGTCCGTATCGGGTCACCTGGCTGAACGACCTCGCCAACGCACTGCTCGAAATGTCCGAGTTCGCCGGTGAAGTCGGGCCGCTCGAGAAATCGATAGCGGTGCGCCGCGCGGCCGTGCGGGCAGCCGAAAGTGCCGACGACCAGGGCGCGGTGATCGTTGCCCGCAACGATCTCGGCGGACAGCTGTCGATGCTGTACGAAAGAACCGGGAACCCAAAGGTATTGCGCGAGGCGGTGGATATCGGTCGGGCCGTGGTCGCCGCAATACCCCACGACCATCCGGACCGCGATGCGTTGCGGTCCAACCTGGCCCATGCGCTGCGGCTGTTATTCGAGCTGACCAAGGAGTTCGAACTCGTCGAGGAGGCGAGGAGCCTGTTTCGAGACGATCTCCGCCCAGTACGGTCCGGTGGCGGCACCAGCCGCGCCGATATGGAAGAACAGGTGCGATCGTTCTTCGATCAGTCCGCGGACCTGGCCGCGCCCGCCAAAATGATTGCGGCTCTGCGTGACACCCTGGCCGCGCTGCCGCCGGATGGTCCCCCTCGGTATCAGTTCCGGGTACCGCTCGCCATCGCGCTGAAGTGCTGGCACGAGCGGACCGGTGAGGTGTCGGCACTGCGTGAAGTGGTCGCGATATTTCGCGACGAGCTGGCGGAATACTCCCGAGACGATCCGGTCTGGGGCAATGCTCTCGGTGATCTCGGATCAGCGCTGACCGCGTTGTACGAGCACACCGGCGATGGCGAGGCGCTCGATGAGGCGGTGGCGCGGTATCGCGACGCGGAGACCGTCATCCCGGTCGGACATCCCCATAGGTCCGGTCTGGAGAATTCGCTCGGGATCGCATTGCGTTTCGTATTCGATTGTCGCGGGGATATCGGTGCGCTCGAGGAGGCGATAGCCCTGATGCGCGGCCTGGTCGCCGGGCATGGCCCCGACGATCGAGACCGCGCGGGCGCCTTGAACAATCTCGCGCTGACGCTACGTCCGTTGTTCGATCGGACCGGGGATATCGCCGTCATCGACGAGATCGTGGCTCTGTTCCGCATGGCCGTCGCCGCGACTGGCGACAGCGATTACGACTGGCATCTCGCGAGTGCGCTGCGAAGTCGGTACCGCCGCACCGGTGATGTGTCGGCGCTGCAGGAGTCGCTCACCATCGTGCGTGCCGCGATGAGACAGGTTCCGGCACGTGATCCGCGCCGGGCCGAGCGATGGAACGAGCTGGGAAACATCCTGCACGCCTACTACGACCAGTCGCAAGACTCGGACGCGCTGGACGAGGCGATCGCGGCGCATCGAGCCGCCGTCGATGCCACCCCGCGCGATCATCCGCATCGGCCCATCCATCAGATGAACCTCGCCGGGACGCTGCATACCAGCTTCGAGCGAACCCGCGACCCCGCCGTCCTGGACGAGGCGATCGCGCGGCAACGGGCCGCCATTGCCGCGATAGCGGCCGATCATCCGCGGCGCGCGGTCTTCCTGACCGATCTCGCCGGCATCCTGCGCGATGCGTTTCGGCGGACCGACGCACCGGAGGTGCTCGACGAGGCGGTGACGTTGCTGCGCGGCGCGGTCGCGGCCACAGACGTCGGGGATGCGGCGCGCCTCGCCGCTCGCGCGGCTCTGGTAGCCACCCTGCACCTGCGGTTCGAGCGGACTGGTGCGATCGCCGAACTGCGGGAAGCGGTCGAACTCGGCCGCACCGTGGTGGCCGCCACGCCGCTCGATCACAGGTACCGGGCCGAACGGATTTCGGCGTTCGCGACTGCGCTGCATACCTGGTTCGAGCGCACCGGCGACCCACCCGCGCTGGATGAAGCGATCGCCGCCCATCGGGAGGCACTCACGGTTAGCCCCGTCACCGAGCGCGGGCGCATTATCGGTACTCTGAACAATCTCGCCAACGCCCTGCAGACGCGATGCGAGTGGTACGGCGATGACGACGCACTCGATGAGGCGATTCGGTTGTATCGCGAAGCGGTAGCGATGAATTCACCTGATCCCGTAGATTCGCAGATCTCCCGGACGAATCTGGGGACGGCGCTGCGGTTGCGGTTCGAGCGAACCGGGAATGCGGGGGATGTACACGAGGCTGTTGCTTTGGCGCGGATAGTCGTGGCGGCGACATCGCCGGACGATCCGGCCCGGCCGCGGTGGCAGACGAATCTCGCGAGCGCGTTGCTGTCATCGTTCGAACGCACCGGCGCGGTCGAGGCGCTGGACGAGTCGATTCGGGTCGGTCGAGCGGCCGTCGCCGGACTTCCGGCGGATCATCCGGCGCTGGCGACGTCGCGGACATTCCTGGCGAATGGGCTGCGCCGGATGTTCGAGCGCTTCGGCGATCTCGCGGCTCTCGACGAGGCGATCGCGCTGCACCGCGCCGCACTCGAGGCCACCACCACAGATGATCCGAGGCGGGCGACCCATTTGGCGAATCTCGCGCTGGTGCTGCGACTGCAGTTCCAGCGGAACGGAGATTCCACGGTCCTCGGCGAGGCGGTGCGGGCGGCGCGGGACGCGCTGGATGCGACACCACCCGACCACCACGATGCGATGCTGCGCACGGCCGGTCTCGCGAACGCGCTGTACCTGCACTTCGACCGCACCGGGAATACGGCGGCGCTGCGCGAGGTGATCGAATTGCGGCGCACAGTTCTCGATGCGACCCCGCAGGGCCACCCGGACCGCGGATTGTTCCTGACGAACTTCGGGAATACCCTGCACGCGCTGTTCGACCGCACCGGCGACACCGCGGCGCTCGACAGTGCGGTCGCCGCGGTGCGCGAAGCGGTCGCGGTGACCGCGCCGGATGATCCCGATATGGCAGGACGCAAAGCCAATCTCGGTGCGGCGTTGAGTGCGCGGTACCGGCAGAGCGAGGATCGGCAGACGCTCGAGGAGGTCGTCGAACTGAGCCGAGCGGCGCTCGATGGGACCGCGTCCGACGATCCCGCCCGCGGCACGTACCTGAACAACCTTGGTAATGCGCTCTATTGGATGTTCGAGCGCACCGGTGCGCCGGAGTTCCGCACCGAGGCGCGCACCGTGCTCGCGGCCGCCATGGCATGGGCGGCGGCCCCGGTCCGGCATCGGATCTTCGCCGGTCGCTATCTGGCCCGCATCGAGATGGCGGCCGGAGCGCCGACGGTTGCGTTGACCGTATTGGAATCCGTGGTGGAGTTGTTGCCGCAGCTGGCAGCTCGGACATTGGACCGGGCCGATCGCGAACACGGTCTCGGTCAGGTCGCCGGTCTGGCGGCGCAGATCGCCGTCGCGGCGGTTGCCGGGCGGCGTCTGGAGCGGGCGGTCGAACTGCTCGAGCAGGTCCGCGGGGTGCTCATCGGTGAGACGATCGACGATCGGACCGGTGCGACCGAATTGCGGGCGGCGGCACCGGATCTGGCCGACGAGTTGACGGAATTGCATGAGCGCATAACAGCATTGGACGCGGCGGAGGCGATCCCGAGCGAACGGGCCGCGCATGGCGAATCCACCCGCAGGGCGGCCGTCGGTGCCCAGCGGCGGACCTATACCGAGCAGTGGGTGGCGCTGCTCGACCGAATCCGCGCGCGACCGGGGCTCGATCGGTTCCTGCGCCCGCCGAGCATCGAACGATTGCGACGTCAAGCCGGCGCCGGTCCGATTGTCATGGTGTATGCCGACATTCGGCATGGTGGTGCGCTCATCTTGTCTGCGGCGGATCCGGTGACGCATATTCGGTTGCCCGGGCTCGGATCGGATGATGTCTTCGAACAGGTCATCGCTCTGTCGGGTGCGCTGCACGCGGTGGAGGGCGATTTCGCGGGCCGCGCCAAGGCGCAAGCCGACATTCTCGGGGTGCTCGACTGGCTGTGGCACCGCGTCGCCGGGCCTGTCCTGCGCGAGCTGAACCTGCCGGGTGACGCTCGGGCTCGCGTATTCTGGTGTCCCGTAGGCCCTTTGGCCCTGCTGCCGATCTACGCCGCGGGCCTTCGAACCGACTCGCGGCAGAGCGTGCCGGAACGTACCGTCTCCTCTTTCATCACCACGGTGCGAGCACTGGAACATGCCAGGAATCGACCATCCGGGGAGGGAGCCTCGGCGGTCATCGTGGCGATGCCGATGACCGACAGCGGTGCGGAGGACGGCGTCGACCGGGAAATCAAGCGTCTTGCCGAACTATTGCCGAATCCGCTGATCCTGCACGACACCGCCGCGACCCATGCCGCGGTCGCCGATGCGCTGGCCGTTCATTCCATTGCGCACTTCGCCTGTCACGGACTTTCCTATCTGGCGGATCCGGCGGCGAGCGCGCTGGTGCTGTCCGACTTCGCGGAAAAGCCGTTCACCGTCGTCGATCTGGCGCGCATGAATCTCGGCGCGGCAGACCTGGCGTATCTGTCCGCATGCAGCACGACCCGGGGCAACCCGACATTGGCGGACGAAGGCGTGCATCTGACGGCCGCGATTCATCTGGCCGGGTACCGGCACGTCATCGGGACGCTGTGGCCGATCAACGATGCGGCCGCCGCCGAATTCGCCGCCGATTTCTACACCCGGCTCACCGAGAACGGAACCAGCACACCGAAAGTCGATGACAGCGCCCGCGTCCTGACCGAGGCGATCTGTGCGATGCGCGCCAACTATCCGGCGCTGCCCACCCGCTGGGCCGGATACCTCCACCAGGGCGCGTAAAGCTCGGGCACCTGGAAGCAGCGCGAAATGTGGTAGCGCATCGGCGATTTCGCCGCACTCCGCCATCGCGTGCGTGGCAACCAGCTGGAGACCCAACTTTTCCACATAACCAATGCACTGGACACGAGTACGTCCAACGATGGATTTATCCGAATGCGGAAATGATGCCGAATGCGATCAGCGCGATAGCGTGGGAAAGTCGGCCGCGGCAGCGGGTTTCGTCGTAGCAACCGTGACGGCGCGCGGTGTTTCGGCCAGTGGGCTCGGGGCGCCGTATAGCGCGGCGACGATGGCGGCCAGTACGAGCAGGCTGCCGAGGGCGAGGGTGATCTGCACCCAGGAAGGGCCGGTTTGCTGGGTAAATCTGGGTCTGAACTGTGCTGCCTGCCCGAATGGTGCGGGACGTTGTTGCTGCCGATCCTTCACAAGGTGTTCCCTGAAGTAGTTGAAACACAAGTTGATTCGCGGTGTAACAGCGACCTTTACTCGAGCCGGAGTCGTCGCGTGGGGAATATCCTGACAGCACAGCAGTTTTAGAGCAACCGCTTACGGCAAATTAGTTTGTACCGGCCCGTCAAGGCCGGTTCACGATCACAAAATGCCGACCGGTCTATACCTCGTTTCGCATCTGGGCGGTAATGATGCGCTGGTACCCGGAGCCGAAGATCCTTGGCAGCAAATCGATTACGCGGGCATCAGTGCCGATGAGAATCTTGGCCTTATCCTTTCTGATCCCGCGCAGGATGGTCTTCGCCGCTGATTCGGGTGTCGTCTTGGCCAGTTTGTCGAAGTTGGCGGCGAGCGCGTCGCGGTCGCGGTCGCCGCCCGCGCGAGCCTTCCAAGCGATTTCGGTCTTGATCATGCCGGGATGGACGCTGCTGACCCCGACCGGATGGCCTGCGATCTTCATCTCCTGGCGCAGTGCGTCGGTGAAGCCGCGGATGCCGAATTTGGTTGCGTTGTAGGCGGCTTGGCTCGGGCAGGCGGCGAGGCCGAACATGCTGGAGACATTCGCGATATGGCCGTCACCGGAGGCAATCACCTGCGGCAGAAAGGCTTTCGTGCCGTACATCACGCCCCAGAAGTTGATATCGACGATCCACTCGAAGTCCTCCCAGGTCAGCTCCTCGATATTGGCGGTGAGCGAGACGCCCGCATTGTTGACCACGACATTGGCCGGGCCGAAGTCGGATCGGACCTCATCGGCATGTGCGTAGACAGCGGCACGGTCGGTTACGTCCAGCTTGTATGCCCGCGCCTTGGCCCCGGCTTTCTCGCACAACGTGGCAGTTTCCGTGACATTGGCCAGATTTCGCCCGGACAACGCCAGCTTCGCGCCGTGGTCGGCGAGCTCCAGCGCTAACGCGCGGCCGATGCCCGCACCCGCGCCGGTGATGACGACGACCTTGTCCTCAAAGTTCTTCACAGCAGCTGTCCTTGGTCATTTGGTGGTGTAGCCGCCGTCGGCGACGAATTCGGAGCCCGTGCAGAAACTTGCCTCATCGGAGATGAGGAACAGCACGAGATTGGCCAGCTCGCCCGGCGCCGCGGCCCGGGGGAGCGGTTGGTCGTGCACCATCGAGTGCGAGCGATCGGAATCGGCGGTCATCTCGGTGGCCACGACGCCGGGATGTACCGAGTTGACCCGGATGCCGTCGGCGCCGAACTCCTGGGCGGCGGCCTTGGTCATCCCGCGCACCGCCCATTTGGAGGCGACGTAGCCG
Protein-coding sequences here:
- a CDS encoding YafY family protein, giving the protein MTDTAARLLQLLSLLQTRREWTGPELAERLGVTVRTVRRDIERLRELEYPVHAGLGSGGGYRLGAGTALPPLLLDDEEAVAITLGLRNAALGAVEGIDESSARALVKLQQVLPARLRRRVEAVRSATVSLGGPAAGPMVDPETLVVLAATCRDRERIRFHYRDKGDAETRRLTEPHSLVSAGRRWYLVAWDIDRTDWRTFRVDRIEAPQPIGIRSTPRQLPAEDAAAFVTQSLAHSRPLRRVVFLVHAPAPQLIETFRVRPEEIEPIDDKSCLLRTTADSLEWTAVRIAHLGLEFEVREPPEMAEMLTDLGRKLLRAAGRATGV
- a CDS encoding CHAT domain-containing protein, which codes for MSDDLDEAVVRLNISRAIYGRFVDTGALFMLQSSVHAGEAAVAAAAPDHPAIAAILSNHAKQLLQLHAHTDDFDVLDAAIGRLREALAITESDDPDRSQLRVGLASALRWWFDEMRDPAALREAVDLFREQVAEGPADSPYRVTWLNDLANALLEMSEFAGEVGPLEKSIAVRRAAVRAAESADDQGAVIVARNDLGGQLSMLYERTGNPKVLREAVDIGRAVVAAIPHDHPDRDALRSNLAHALRLLFELTKEFELVEEARSLFRDDLRPVRSGGGTSRADMEEQVRSFFDQSADLAAPAKMIAALRDTLAALPPDGPPRYQFRVPLAIALKCWHERTGEVSALREVVAIFRDELAEYSRDDPVWGNALGDLGSALTALYEHTGDGEALDEAVARYRDAETVIPVGHPHRSGLENSLGIALRFVFDCRGDIGALEEAIALMRGLVAGHGPDDRDRAGALNNLALTLRPLFDRTGDIAVIDEIVALFRMAVAATGDSDYDWHLASALRSRYRRTGDVSALQESLTIVRAAMRQVPARDPRRAERWNELGNILHAYYDQSQDSDALDEAIAAHRAAVDATPRDHPHRPIHQMNLAGTLHTSFERTRDPAVLDEAIARQRAAIAAIAADHPRRAVFLTDLAGILRDAFRRTDAPEVLDEAVTLLRGAVAATDVGDAARLAARAALVATLHLRFERTGAIAELREAVELGRTVVAATPLDHRYRAERISAFATALHTWFERTGDPPALDEAIAAHREALTVSPVTERGRIIGTLNNLANALQTRCEWYGDDDALDEAIRLYREAVAMNSPDPVDSQISRTNLGTALRLRFERTGNAGDVHEAVALARIVVAATSPDDPARPRWQTNLASALLSSFERTGAVEALDESIRVGRAAVAGLPADHPALATSRTFLANGLRRMFERFGDLAALDEAIALHRAALEATTTDDPRRATHLANLALVLRLQFQRNGDSTVLGEAVRAARDALDATPPDHHDAMLRTAGLANALYLHFDRTGNTAALREVIELRRTVLDATPQGHPDRGLFLTNFGNTLHALFDRTGDTAALDSAVAAVREAVAVTAPDDPDMAGRKANLGAALSARYRQSEDRQTLEEVVELSRAALDGTASDDPARGTYLNNLGNALYWMFERTGAPEFRTEARTVLAAAMAWAAAPVRHRIFAGRYLARIEMAAGAPTVALTVLESVVELLPQLAARTLDRADREHGLGQVAGLAAQIAVAAVAGRRLERAVELLEQVRGVLIGETIDDRTGATELRAAAPDLADELTELHERITALDAAEAIPSERAAHGESTRRAAVGAQRRTYTEQWVALLDRIRARPGLDRFLRPPSIERLRRQAGAGPIVMVYADIRHGGALILSAADPVTHIRLPGLGSDDVFEQVIALSGALHAVEGDFAGRAKAQADILGVLDWLWHRVAGPVLRELNLPGDARARVFWCPVGPLALLPIYAAGLRTDSRQSVPERTVSSFITTVRALEHARNRPSGEGASAVIVAMPMTDSGAEDGVDREIKRLAELLPNPLILHDTAATHAAVADALAVHSIAHFACHGLSYLADPAASALVLSDFAEKPFTVVDLARMNLGAADLAYLSACSTTRGNPTLADEGVHLTAAIHLAGYRHVIGTLWPINDAAAAEFAADFYTRLTENGTSTPKVDDSARVLTEAICAMRANYPALPTRWAGYLHQGA
- a CDS encoding SDR family NAD(P)-dependent oxidoreductase → MKNFEDKVVVITGAGAGIGRALALELADHGAKLALSGRNLANVTETATLCEKAGAKARAYKLDVTDRAAVYAHADEVRSDFGPANVVVNNAGVSLTANIEELTWEDFEWIVDINFWGVMYGTKAFLPQVIASGDGHIANVSSMFGLAACPSQAAYNATKFGIRGFTDALRQEMKIAGHPVGVSSVHPGMIKTEIAWKARAGGDRDRDALAANFDKLAKTTPESAAKTILRGIRKDKAKILIGTDARVIDLLPRIFGSGYQRIITAQMRNEV